In one window of Gossypium arboreum isolate Shixiya-1 chromosome 4, ASM2569848v2, whole genome shotgun sequence DNA:
- the LOC108460848 gene encoding uncharacterized protein LOC108460848, whose protein sequence is MIYARFNFSFKAPLMRIAHPSPCFFTSSISFARTQLNVSLKPLPSVSSSSMADPSNFSTVSAEDEAKYGFTREEMYSSNLAGTVNPYDRHLFLRHRSYTDWASRVEEDSLPKLFSSTLKSRKNDIPVKTLLTVIEGEQSDGDVLIFPEMIKYKCLTEGDVDGFVEDVLVNGKPWASGVQETFTGSYVFVCAHGNRDKRCGVCGPILIEKLNEEIALRGLKDQVFVNACSHIGGHKYAGNLIIFSPDSKGKITGHWYGYVTPEDVPELLDQHIANGKIIERLWRGQMGVSTESGDGTGEQKLPNGTEVKKNEKPEESTVQKTRENVGGCCQGANGSSCCMTASSEVSETKKTEETTKAHGKKGLCGLTSWVGSWDQRDVLTAAAVVGAVATVAVAYSYYRRSG, encoded by the exons ATGATTTACGCTCGATTCAATTTTTCTTTCAAAGCTCCCCTTATGCGCATTGCGCACCCTTCCCCCTGCTTCTTCACATCCTCCATTTCCTTTGCTCGAACTCAGCTTAACGTTTCTCTAAAACCTTTGCCTTCTGTTTCTTCTTCTTCCATGGCGGATCCTAGCAACTTCTCAACTGTATCCGCCGAAGATGAGGCGAAATATGGCTTCACGCGCGAGGAGATGTACTCGAGTAACCTTGCTGGCACCGTCAATCCTTACGACCGTCACTTGTTCCTCCGCCATAGGTCCTATACCGATTGGGCTTCCCGCGTCGAAGAGGATTCCCTTCCTAAGCTTTTCTCCTCCACTCTTAAGTCTCGCAAAAACGACATCCCTGTTAAG ACACTGTTGACGGTTATTGAAGGAGAGCAATCTGATGGAGATGTGCTGATTTTCCCTGAAATGATCAAATACAA GTGTTTGACTGAGGGTGATGTGGATGGCTTTGTTGAGGATGTGCTTGTGAATGGCAAACCATGGGCTTCTGGAGTGCAGGAGACGTTTACTGGTTCTTATGTCTTTGTGTGTGCTCATGGTAATCGTGACAAGAGATGTGGTGTATGTGGACCAATCCTGATTGAAAAGCTGAATGAGGAGATTGCATTGCGAGGATTGAAGGATCAGGTGTTTGTAAATGCTTGCTCTCACATTGGAGGGCATAAGTATGCTGGGAACTTGATTATCTTCAGTCCAGATTCCAAGGGAAAAATTACGGGCCACTG GTATGGCTATGTTACTCCTGAAGATGTACCTGAATTGCTGGATCAGCACATTGCGAATGGCAAAATAATAGAACGTCTTTGGAG GGGTCAAATGGGGGTTTCTACTGAAAGTGGTGATGGAACAGGGGAACAGAAGCTTCCGAATGGGACAGAAGTGAAGAAAAATGAGAAGCCTGAAGAGTCAACTGTTCAAAAGACCAGGGAAAATGTCGGCGGTTGTTGCCAGGGTGCTAATGGGTCTAGCTGTTGCATGACTGCTAGCTCGGAagtaagtgaaacaaagaaaactGAAGAAACAACAAAAGCTCATGGAAAAAAGGGGCTGTGCGGTTTGACAAGTTGGGTAGGATCATGGGATCAACGTGATGTTCTTACAGCAGCAGCGGTGGTTGGAGCTGTGGCAACCGTTGCTGTGGCTTATAGCTACTATAGAAGGTCAGGCTGA
- the LOC108458508 gene encoding zinc finger BED domain-containing protein RICESLEEPER 3-like, giving the protein MNKSVECVRRDVGYVRQSLDRLQKFKGWVVVEKIECKKMLYLDVCTRWNSTYLMLDTAQNFERAFERFEEQDTNFEAELESGEGWPSVDDWANVRNLGDFVEHFYEVTLRISGTSYVTSNNFFDEFSEIDFLLRDAQLNNNVDFNVMAIKMKKKYDKYWGDIDKMNLLMFVACVLDPRQKLKYLEFALSEMSSSEKACEMMQKLKESLYEFFDEYKPPLHSEANEEFVEDFDILWWKVNNPRFPTLSKMAKDVLAIPVSTVASESAFSTKGRVLDQYRSS; this is encoded by the exons ATGAATAAATCTGTTGAATGTGTTAGGAGGGATGTTGGATATGTGAGACAATCTTTAGATAGATTACAAAAGTTTAAGGGGTGGGTTGTGGTGGAAAAGATAGAGTGCAAGAAGATGTTGTATCTTGATGTTTGTACTAGGTGGAACTCGACCTACTTAATGTTAGACACTGCTCAGAACTTTGAGAGAGCTTTTGAGAGATTTGAGGAGCAAGATACAAACTTTGAGGCTGAACTTGAAAGTGGAGAGGGTTGGCCTAGTGTGGATGATTGGGCTAATGTTAGAAACTTGGGGGATTTCGTGGAACACTTTTATGAAGTCACTTTGCGTATATCTGGCACTTCATATGTCACGTCCAATAATTTTTTTGACGAGTTTTCTGAAATTGATTTTCTTTTACGAGAtgctcaattaaataataatgttGATTTCAATGTTATGGCCATCAAGATGAAAAAGAAGTATGATAAGTATTGGGGtgatattgataagatgaatttGCTTATGTTTGTTGCTTGTGTTTTAGATCCTAGACAAAAACTAAAGTATCTTGAATTTGCACTTAGTGAAATGTCTAGTTCTGAAAAAGCTTGTGAAATGATGCAAAAATTGAAGGAATCTTTGTATGAATTTTTTGATGAGTATAAGCCTCCACTTCATT CTGAGGCTAATGAGGAATTTGTtgaagattttgatattttgtggTGGAAAGTGAACAACCCTAGATTTCCCACTCTTTCAAAAATGGCCAAAGATGTGTTAGCTATACCGGTTTCTACGGTTGCTTCAGAGTCTGCATTTAGCACCAAGGGACGTGTGCTTGATCAATATAGGAGTTCTTGA
- the LOC108460685 gene encoding putative glucose-6-phosphate 1-epimerase: MGRPIGSWLEWRKGKVNPFSSSIRARLRPKAMPMNLVHDVDGLHRIILTEPTGSSAEVLLYGGQVVSWKNERREELLFMSSKANWKPPRAIRGGIPICFPQFGNLGSLEQHGFARNRMWSLDSDPSPLSPANNQSSVDLILKSTEEDLKIWPRCFELRLRVTLSAGRLTLIPRVRNTDNKAFSFMFTLCNYFSVSDISEVRVEGLETLDYFDNLNNRQRFTEQADAITFDGEFERVYLSTPTKIAIIDHEKKRTFELWKDGMPDAVVWNPWDKKAKALQDLGDEDYQSMLCVDSAVIETPIILKPFEEWKGRQEISTVSSSYCSGQLDPRKVLYGFH; this comes from the exons ATGGGTCGCCCAATCGGATCTTGG CTGGAGTGGAGGAAAGGGAAAGTAAATCCATTTTCAAGTAGCATAAGGGCCAGATTAAGGCCAAAAGCTATGCCAATGAATCTAGTTCATGATGTTGATGGATTGCACAGAATTATACTCACTGAACCAACTGGTTCATCTGCTGAG GTGCTACTCTATGGTGGACAAGTTGTTTCATGGAAGAACGAAAGAAGGGAAGAACTGCTTTTTATGAGCAGCAAG GCAAATTGGAAGCCACCTAGAGCCATCAGGGGAGGTATACCCATCTGCTTTCCTCAG TTCGGAAATCTTGGTTCGCTGGAGCAGCATGGGTTTGCACGGAACCGAATGTGGTCACTGGACAGTGATCCTTCGCCTTTGTCTCCTGCTAACAACCAGTCATCGGTGGATCTTATATTGAAGTCTACAGAAGAGGATCTAAAGATCTGGCCCCGTTG CTTCGAATTGCGTCTTCGTGTAACTCTCAGTGCTGGCAGGCTGACGTTGATCCCTCGTGTGAGGAATACGGATAACAAGGCCTTCTCTTTCATGTTCACACTCTGCAACTATTTTTCTGTCTCTGACATCAG TGAAGTGCGTGTGGAGGGCTTGGAGACGCTCGATTATTTTGACAATTTGAATAACAGGCAAAGGTTCACTGAGCAAGCTGATGCAATCACTTTTGATGGCGAG TTTGAAAGAGTATATTTGAGCACCCCAACAAAGATTGCCATCATTGACCACGAGAAGAAGAGGACATTCGAACTGTGGAAGGATGGGATGCCGGATGCAG TTGTATGGAATCCATGGGATAAAAAGGCTAAGGCTCTGCAAGATTTGGGGGATGAGGATTATCAATCCATGCTATGTGTAGATTCTGCTGTTATAGAAACCCCGATCATCTTGAAACCATTTGAAGAATGGAAAGGCCGACAAGAGATCTCCACAGTCTCCTCTAGTTATTGCAGCGGACAATTGGATCCCCGAAAGGTTCTTTACGGCTTTCACTGA
- the LOC108460686 gene encoding ribosomal RNA-processing protein 8 has translation MKEEQSRKRRRGKNKKPQKTQPSLLPKHSTKLHKKTHQQKNPAHQSSSSSSSLKSSSFLDKMKARLAGGHFRMINEKLYTCTGKEALDYFKEDPELFDMYHTGYQEQMSHWPELPVNIIIKWLKELSSSLIVADFGCGDARLAKNVKNKVFSIDLVSNDPSVISCDMANTPLRPSSVDVAVFCLSLMGTNYASYLKEACRVLKPSGWLLIAEVKSRFDPNNGGADPNMFSKAVCEMGFTSALKDFSNKMFVLLYFKKKENQSSHGREIEWPELKPCIYKRR, from the exons ATGAAAGAAGAACAAAGCAGAAAGCGGAGAAGGGGGAAAAACAAGAAACCTCAAAAAACCCAACCATCTTTGCTACCTAAACACTCAACAAAGCTTCACAAAAAGACCCATCAACAAAAAAACCCTGCCCAtcaatcttcttcttcttcttcttccttaaaATCCTCTAGTTTTCTTGACAAG ATGAAAGCAAGGCTAGCTGGTGGGCATTTTAGGATGATCAATGAAAAGCTTTACACTTGCAC TGGTAAAGAAGCACTGGACTATTTCAAAGAAGACCCAGAATTGTTTGACATG TACCATACAGGATATCAAGAGCAAATGTCACATTGGCCTGAGCTGCCAGTCAATATAATCATAAAATGGCTGAAGGAACTTAGTTCTTCTTTGattgtagctgattttggatGTG GTGACGCACGCCTTGCAAAAAATGTGAAGAATAAAGTTTTCTCGATCGATCTTGTCTCAAACGATCCTTCAGTAATTTCTTGTGATATGGCAAAC ACGCCACTTCGTCCTTCATCAGTAGATGTTGCTGTCTTTTGCCTTTCATTGATGGGGACGAACTATGCTAGTTACCTTAAAGAAGCATGTAGAGTTCTTAAGCCAAG TGGTTGGCTTTTGATAGCAGAGGTAAAGAGCAGATTTGATCCAAATAATGGAGGAGCAGACCCAAATATGTTTTCAAAAGCTGTTTGTGAGATGGGATTTACTTCAGCATTGAAG GATTTCTCAAATAAGATGTTTGTTTTATTATACTTCAAGAAAAAG GAAAACCAAAGTTCACATGGGAGAGAAATTGAATGGCCAGAGTTGAAGCCTTGTATATACAAGCGTCGTTGA
- the LOC108458405 gene encoding serine/threonine-protein kinase STY13, with translation MGSGNDFFSTQEFNLDAKWLIDPQQLFVGPKIGEGAHAKVYEGKYKDETVAIKVVRRGETPEEIARREGRFAREVAMLSRVQHRNLVKFIGACKEPIMVIVTELLQGGTLRKYLLNLRPKCLDLRVAIGFALDIARAMECLHSHGIIHRDLKPENLILTEDHKTVKLADFGLAREESLTEMMTAETGTYRWMAPELYSTVTLRQGEKKHYNHKVDAYSFAIVLWELIHNKLPFEGMSNLQAAYAAAFKNVRPSAEDLPEDLASIVTSCWQEDPNARPNFSQIIQMLLHYLSTVSPPDPVMPPKRTTSENAVLPPESPGTSSLMAARDDVVETPKATEEDQPRSFLFCFNQCY, from the exons ATGGGGTCtggaaatgattttttttcaacTCAAGAGTTCAATTTAGATGCTAAGTGGTTGATTGATCCTCAGCAGCTTTTTGTTGGTCCTAAGATTGGTGAAGGTGCTCATGCTAAAGTATATGAGGGAAA ATACAAGGATGAGACTGTCGCTATTAAAGTTGTTCGAAGAGGGGAAACCCCTGAAGAGATTGCAAGGAGAGAAGGAAGGTTTGCAAGGGAAGTTGCAATGTTATCCAGAGTTCAACATAGAAATCTAGTGAAG TTTATTGGAGCTTGCAAGGAGCCTATCATGGTCATAGTAACTGAGCTCTTACAAGGTGGGACATTGCGAAAGTACCTTCTGAATTTGAGGCCGAAGTGCTTGGACTTGCGTGTAGCGATTGGGTTTGCACTTGATATTGCTCGTGCAATGGAATGCTTACACTCCCATGGAATCATTCATCGGGACCTGAAACCTG aGAACTTGATCTTGACCGAAGACCATAAGACAGTTAAGCTAGCAGATTTTGGTTTAGCCAGGGAAGAATCGTTAACCGAAATGATGACTGCTGAGACCGGGACATATCGTTGGATGGCTCCTGAG CTTTATAGTACGGTCACACTAAGGCAGGGAGAGAAAAAGCATTACAATCATAAGGTGGATGCCTACAGCTTTGCTATTGTGTTGTGGGAACTCATCCATAACAAGTTGCCTTTTGAAGGCATGTCAAATTTACAAGCGGCTTATGCAGCTGCTTTTAAG AATGTCAGGCCTAGTGCTGAGGACCTTCCAGAAGATTTGGCATCAATTGTGACTTCATGTTGGCAAGAGGATCCAAATGCTCGGCCCAATTTCAGCCAAATCATACAGATGCTATTACACTATCTCTCAACCGTTTCACCACCCGACCCTGTGATGCCTCCTAAGAGAACGACTTCAGAAAATGCTGTATTGCCACCAGAGTCTCCTGGTACAAGTTCATTGATGGCTGCAAGAGATGACGTAGTGGAAACCCCAAAAGCCACTGAAGAAGACCAGCCTAGAAGCTTCCTGTTCTGCTTCAACCAGTGTTACTGA